One stretch of Verrucomicrobiia bacterium DNA includes these proteins:
- a CDS encoding sugar phosphate isomerase/epimerase, producing MPKIHIGLNAEFSRSSDKPFEWAVRAAADMGYRYFEPMVHFGRELMSEAGYFHTVSLFDDPWRIKDACDQAGLTLSGLQAHGPLGRPDVHGEYLKLAIRVAAEIGAPVVNTDEGIKAKWTSEAEDFVLIKYTLQEAAFIAERRRVRIGLEPHAQYSRHPDGLDRLYHLVQSPAIGINFDTGNAYLCGHDVYTWLERVAPRLVHLHAKDISTAHSEAERGKVTGTPVGCACGEGVLDWKRIIAVVREKCPRDIVFSVECGTPDQAARSLEHLSPLAD from the coding sequence ATGCCCAAGATCCACATCGGTCTCAACGCCGAGTTCTCCCGCAGCTCCGACAAACCCTTCGAATGGGCCGTCCGCGCTGCCGCCGACATGGGCTATCGCTACTTCGAGCCCATGGTCCACTTCGGCCGGGAACTGATGAGCGAAGCCGGTTACTTCCACACCGTCTCCCTGTTCGATGACCCATGGCGCATCAAGGACGCCTGCGACCAGGCCGGCCTCACCCTCTCCGGACTCCAGGCCCACGGTCCCCTCGGACGTCCCGATGTCCATGGCGAATACCTCAAACTCGCCATCCGCGTCGCCGCCGAAATCGGCGCCCCCGTCGTCAACACCGACGAAGGCATCAAGGCAAAATGGACCTCCGAGGCCGAGGACTTCGTGCTCATCAAGTACACCCTCCAGGAAGCCGCCTTCATCGCGGAACGACGCCGCGTCCGGATCGGACTCGAACCCCACGCCCAATACTCCCGGCACCCGGACGGACTCGACCGCCTCTACCACCTGGTCCAGTCCCCCGCCATCGGGATCAACTTCGATACCGGCAACGCCTACCTTTGCGGCCACGACGTCTATACCTGGCTCGAACGCGTGGCCCCCCGGTTGGTGCACCTCCATGCCAAGGACATCTCCACCGCCCACTCCGAAGCCGAACGCGGCAAGGTCACCGGCACACCGGTCGGCTGCGCCTGCGGCGAAGGGGTGCTCGACTGGAAGCGCATCATCGCCGTCGTCCGGGAGAAGTGCCCCAGGGACATCGTGTTCTCCGTCGAATGCGGC